CTGACCAacttttggtttaaaaaaaatagtatttTACACAAAAGTACAGCCATGTCCTAGTTCAGCTTCAGTTGGAATCTCTTCAAGACAttatgtaaacattttaagCATAAAATCCTTCCTTTACGTTCTtctaacatttttaaatattttttaaaaggttttacACGGTCTTCAAAAAAAGGAATTCACAATTAAGTGGCTTTAAAGTTACTCAGTTATATACCAGTGTCCTTTCTCCTTATTACATCAATTCATCAATTTTCTCTCCATTTGCGGTGTCTAGAGCAGAGGGGGGCAATTAATTTTCCCAAAGggccacatgagaaactgggactgtttaGAGGGCAGCACCAATAAGCTGAAGTCAATTATATTAATTTTACCTCTTTATCACATTGGTGAGGGACCTCCACAACACACCCAGTTTCTCATGTGACCCCCTTGGGAAATGTAACTGCCCACTGGCCCCATGGTGTAAAACCAATCCTAATTGATAGAGGGTGAAAGGGGGTGTACACTCTGGATATGATGCTAGTCTATGACAGAGCAACCACAGGGAGAGGCATGAACATCCAAACTCCACACAGTAACATGCTGGTTGATCAGAAGGTTCAAATTCCAAAACGAGCTGAGCTGAGTTAAATTTGCATTAaactcagtttatttatatatattttctcgGTAAGAAAATAATGTGTAAATTTTCTAGAAAAAATGAAAGGTAATaatggtattttttttattaatcatATCGCCCTAATATGAATTGAAAATCTAATCACACACTTTTTgaaattaaagaaacaaaataaattttgatAAATATACCTAAAGTGTTAAAACATTAGGTAGCAAAATCACTCTAAGCTTCATTAGCCTATTGCACTATTGCAACAACAGTGTTTGAGACCTAAATATATTAGTGGAGAAATATAAGGCAAATATTAACTACTAAAGGCAAATGGATACATGTGCGAACGTACTGAGCAAAAATGAATGACTGTATATGACTGTATATCAACAAAAAGGACATAAATATCCCTCGAAGGCCTACTGTTCACAGACTCACAGTCACCCTTCCGGATGTTATTAGGTAAGTGAGACAAAAATAGTTTTGACATGTCCTTTGCAGTGACCAAGCCCCTCTCCACTTGGTTCTGTCAATCAAAACCCAAAACAAGATGGCAGGCTGTGGGAGCTGGGTCTTCTTTTTAACAGGCAAGTTCACTCGTAAAATTATTTAGCTTCATCAAAGAACAACTTTCGCTGACCTTCCTCAACATTAATTATCAACTCTGTGTTATTTAGTAAAAACACTCGCCCTTGATATCAGCTTTTAAGGACTGTGCGTAGGATTCTAGCATCAGGATGTGTgtgttgtcattttttaatgTCAGATTTAAGgttttgtttgccttttttgaCCCTTCTTATAAACTGTCTGGTGTGTTTTTTACACTTCCACACAGTGTGTTCTGCCAGTTTGTTTGAGGCCAGTTCTGACATCAAAGTTACCATTCCTGTGGGGAAGTTTTTTACACATGAACTGTTTAGAGAGACTTTCCAGAACGACTTTGAACCTTTGGGCAAAGTCTACGGTGAGACAGAATGATCTAAATTCAGTTAAAAGGATAAGACATCCACATGTGTTAATGCTGTTTTTCTCTgctctttttgtgttttgcaaatcAGGCATATTGTACAACGACCCCATAATATTTAAGTGCAACAAACAGAATTTCCCAGACCTCCCAGAGTGGTTGCGCTTCACCCAAAGGAACCCCTATGACAACGGCTTCTTGTATGGCACACCAATGTCTCCAGGAAAAAGTATAATTGAGGtgtgaaatcatcatttacACCAACATTGGCACAATATTCTTCCATGCTGCACATCTAACATTCACCTCTGGCCTTACTTTTGCACATTCTTCTGTCGTGATGGTAGGCCAAACAAAGATAACATTCCAGCGCAGCTACAGTGGagacaaatatgaaaaatatgCGGCTATCAAAAACAGCTGTCAGGATTTGTTGTCAAATCCCCAGAGACAAAAGCCTTGGGCCTCTTCTCTTCAGCTGCTATTTTGAACCAACGTTAAAAATTCAGGAAGTAAGCTGTCTTTGAAGAAGAAGAGATACAAATGTCAGAAGTAACACTTTAGTCTCAAccaaacagaatttatttcagttAGAAAACATGCTAAATTTTTGGTGTAAACACAGAACACAGCTGTATTCTGATTCAAAACTTTTCCCATTGTAACAAACTACACGCCATTTTTTAAGTGCATtaattttttgcttttgtttaaacagttcatcctgtttttgttttttttttcgctTTTCTTTTTACAGAACAGTGAACATAAAGTATTAAGCAGCTATACAGCAGAAAATGTAAGATATTAAACTAATCTTCACcgctttattttctttattttcgtTTTAGTGTAAGTCTTAAATTATTAATATATCTCTAGATATATAATAACGAATTGGTTTTGAAACAGATACTTTTTGTTACTGTAAGCAAAAACGTTTTTCATACACTAATGAGCAGACAGCAGCTAAAGGGAAATTGACAGCAAATGGAAAAGCGGACATTCAAGTTTTGCAAAAAGTGCTCCTGGAATGCATATGAACTGTCATAATCTTAATAATATTACATTTCATTCTGACAGATTTATGCCACCAACCAGCGGAGCTATGACACAGTCAGACACCTTCTCATAATCAAAGTCGTTCCAGGTATTTGCGATGAATCCGTCCCATTACGTTTAAGTCCCAAAATAATAGTTATAATGAATGAGGGTGTGTCAAATGTCGAAACTCGCCGGTGTATTTACAGACAAGATTCTGCCCTATCAAGTCGAAGTCTTCATCAAGCTGAGAGAGATTGAAAAAGTGCTGCCCTCTACTGTTCAGGATGAGATAAAGCAGGATTTACAGAAGCTGTGGGACACAGAGACCCTGGAAATGATCAACATCACCAACGCCCTCGATCGTGGTGGCAGAGTTCCACTCCCTCTTGCAGGGCACTTTGAAGGGTAAACTTAGATCTGTACATTCTTATACATACTGggtttatttaaaattatgttttttttagtacTACTACTTAagtttgttgtattttattagCACCGTGTTTGCTGCTGTAACAGAACTTGCtttggaaaaaaatgcatatttagTCAAATTTGATTTGTGACAGTGTGTATGTGAAGGTAGGGTCAGAGGAGTATTTCTCCAAATGTCTCCTGAGGGTGCTGACACCGGAGAACAAAAAGCAGTGCAAGGAAGAGGCCAAAATCAAAGTCCCTGGAGAATGCCACTTCTGCATAAATCCAAGCAACTGTATCACCTGGTGCAAGACGGAGCTGGTGAGGCCAGAAAAGATGCACGCCCAAGAAggaacatatatataaatatatatgatcAAAGCCTCAATTGATTATTTCATTTTGTCTCATTAACTACTAAGCAGAAGCAAACAGCATAAAGCTGTTTATCTCATCTGCTGCTCTGTGCTTCATTTTaatgctcttcctcctcctgcagtTTGATCTGACAAAGATGAAGCCGAAGCCACCTGCTCCCACTATGGGTTCAGGGATTTTGGAGGCTGGAGAGGACTTCAAACCTCTGGAGTCTCCCCCAAACAGAGACTATTTCCCAGACTACATCGTGACAGTGATTGTGCCCCTGATCCTCGCCATCatcctgtttctgctgctgGCTTACATCATGTTTGGCAGAAGGGAAGGAATGTATGTATCTAATTTTAAATCTAATCTCTGAATAAATATGTAAAGGCTTTGGATGCCAAACTATATTTTTCCCTCTTCCCTCTACTGGGATTTTATGTAGTCATCCAAGTGGGATAAATTCCACCAAGGATGGGAATCTATTTAAACATATTTAGACTTTTGATTGATCCAATATTAAACGGATATTTTACTCTTTTTCTATAGTGGCAAAAGGAATGCAAGAACAAACCAGTAAGTACTTTGTTTATAACAGATTTTGAAACCTGATTGTTGTCTTTCAATTTAAAACATGATCTGATGGTTAACTTTTTACTACCAGTCAGCTAAGACAGCATTATAAGTGATATTTCACAGAATGAATCTGAAATATAGTGCAGCAAAAATATTTCCAAgcttgcagaaaaaaaaatctgtatgtGATGTGTGCTGCAGAATTCAGCTGTACCACCACTACACCATCCATGAGAACACTGAcgagctgaggaccatggctgGAAACAGAGGGGTGCCTCCACCCCTCTCCACACTGCCCATGTTTAACAGCCGGACTGGAGACAGGGCCTCCCCGCTGCAGTCTGACAGCATCCCACTCATCATGGCCCAACAGTAAGCACCACACCCATTAATTCCTATCAGTTATGTGCACTGAGCTGCCAGTCTATTAGGTACACAATAAGAACCTAATGTA
Above is a genomic segment from Maylandia zebra isolate NMK-2024a linkage group LG8, Mzebra_GT3a, whole genome shotgun sequence containing:
- the sgca gene encoding alpha-sarcoglycan → MAGCGSWVFFLTVCSASLFEASSDIKVTIPVGKFFTHELFRETFQNDFEPLGKVYGILYNDPIIFKCNKQNFPDLPEWLRFTQRNPYDNGFLYGTPMSPGKSIIEIYATNQRSYDTVRHLLIIKVVPDKILPYQVEVFIKLREIEKVLPSTVQDEIKQDLQKLWDTETLEMINITNALDRGGRVPLPLAGHFEGVYVKVGSEEYFSKCLLRVLTPENKKQCKEEAKIKVPGECHFCINPSNCITWCKTELFDLTKMKPKPPAPTMGSGILEAGEDFKPLESPPNRDYFPDYIVTVIVPLILAIILFLLLAYIMFGRREGIGKRNARTNQIQLYHHYTIHENTDELRTMAGNRGVPPPLSTLPMFNSRTGDRASPLQSDSIPLIMAQQDPYSDTLPRK